The Cellulomonas wangleii genome includes a region encoding these proteins:
- a CDS encoding LacI family DNA-binding transcriptional regulator produces MDAPRATSRDVARLAGVAQSTVSYVLAGKGSISPATRERVRRAAEQLDYRPNLAARAMRTRRTGRVAAVMGLPAYDPAAMLAGASAAAQAAGYAMDVLHVDGSVETRSERVLELARSGLFDGVLSFTPLLPAVGERAPTDVPVAVSETFDDDMHAAGELVDASPVATFVEHLAALGHTRFLHVAGPSQYASAVARRDAYVTTVERLGLTSLGVVEGDWSGRAGLDAIRSLPDHAPPLAVIASNDLVAVGVMRGAAERGWSVPGDVSVTGWDDAPVGPYLTPSLTTVDTDRAEAGRRAMRQLVAALNGEPAPHGLPPLTTIVWRESTAPPSDRTARP; encoded by the coding sequence ATGGACGCACCGCGCGCCACCAGCCGAGACGTCGCACGCCTCGCAGGCGTGGCGCAGTCGACCGTCTCCTACGTGCTCGCCGGCAAGGGGTCGATCTCCCCCGCGACGCGCGAGCGCGTCCGGCGGGCCGCCGAGCAGCTGGACTACCGGCCGAACCTCGCCGCCCGTGCGATGCGCACCCGCCGCACGGGACGCGTGGCGGCCGTCATGGGCCTGCCCGCCTACGACCCCGCCGCCATGCTCGCCGGCGCCTCGGCCGCGGCGCAGGCCGCCGGCTACGCGATGGACGTCCTGCACGTCGACGGCAGCGTCGAGACACGCAGCGAGCGCGTCCTCGAGCTCGCGCGGTCCGGCCTGTTCGACGGGGTCCTGTCCTTCACCCCGCTCCTGCCCGCCGTCGGCGAGCGCGCCCCGACCGACGTCCCCGTCGCGGTGTCCGAGACCTTCGACGACGACATGCACGCCGCCGGGGAGCTCGTCGACGCCTCACCGGTCGCGACGTTCGTCGAGCACCTGGCCGCACTCGGCCACACGCGCTTCCTCCACGTCGCGGGCCCGTCGCAGTACGCGTCCGCCGTGGCGCGGCGCGACGCGTACGTGACGACCGTCGAGCGCCTCGGCCTGACGTCGCTCGGCGTGGTCGAGGGCGACTGGTCCGGCCGGGCGGGTCTCGACGCGATCAGGTCGCTGCCCGACCACGCACCGCCGCTCGCCGTCATCGCGAGCAACGACCTCGTCGCCGTCGGCGTGATGCGCGGGGCCGCGGAGCGCGGGTGGTCCGTCCCCGGGGACGTCAGCGTCACCGGGTGGGACGACGCCCCCGTCGGCCCCTACCTGACGCCGTCGCTCACGACCGTCGACACCGACCGCGCCGAGGCCGGACGGCGCGCGATGCGGCAGCTCGTCGCCGCCCTGAACGGCGAGCCGGCGCCCCACGGGCTGCCCCCGCTCACCACCATCGTCTGGCGGGAGTCGACCGCCCCACCCTCGGACCGGACCGCGCGCCCGTGA
- a CDS encoding Gfo/Idh/MocA family protein, with translation MLNVGVVGTGGIAAAHLAGYATFPEECRVVALHDVVPSRAHDAKAAFGLLDADVVTFDELLARQDVDLVSVCTPPSSHRSLTVDLLLSGKNVMVEKPMAPSVAACDEMLAAARRAGRTLSVVAQNRFRNDLAAVKETVDSGLLGPVSHARVDSAWWRGTPYYDLDWRGTWQSEGGGPTLNHAIHHIDLLLWMLGRPERVTAVMTNAWHDNSEVEDLSVALLEWERTIATLTASVVHHGEEQAFAVQGRDAAVAQPWSVRAESAQPNGFPARGGNAELVARIERLAADRVPLVHEGHAGQVGDVVAALTAGREPAITGEDGRRTVEVVTAVYQAAIERRPVDLPLDPASPWYTGEALLARAPRYHEKTRAVASQEGVISLGGSPGPHA, from the coding sequence ATGCTCAACGTCGGCGTCGTCGGGACCGGCGGCATCGCGGCGGCGCACCTCGCGGGGTACGCGACGTTCCCCGAGGAGTGCCGCGTCGTCGCCCTGCACGACGTCGTGCCGTCGCGGGCGCACGACGCGAAGGCCGCCTTCGGGCTCCTCGACGCCGACGTCGTCACCTTCGACGAGCTCCTGGCACGCCAGGACGTCGACCTGGTGAGCGTCTGCACGCCGCCGTCGTCGCACCGGTCCCTCACGGTGGACCTGCTGCTCTCGGGCAAGAACGTCATGGTCGAGAAGCCGATGGCACCCTCGGTCGCCGCCTGCGACGAGATGCTCGCGGCCGCGCGCCGGGCCGGCAGGACGCTCAGCGTGGTCGCGCAGAACCGGTTCCGCAACGACCTGGCCGCGGTGAAGGAGACGGTCGACTCGGGACTGCTCGGACCGGTGTCGCACGCCCGTGTCGACTCCGCGTGGTGGCGGGGCACGCCGTACTACGACCTGGACTGGCGGGGCACCTGGCAGTCCGAGGGTGGCGGCCCCACGCTCAACCACGCGATCCACCACATCGACCTCCTGCTGTGGATGCTCGGGCGGCCCGAGCGCGTCACGGCCGTCATGACGAACGCCTGGCACGACAACTCCGAGGTCGAGGACCTCTCCGTCGCGCTGCTCGAGTGGGAGCGGACGATCGCGACGCTGACGGCGTCCGTCGTCCACCACGGCGAGGAGCAGGCCTTCGCGGTCCAGGGCCGCGACGCCGCCGTCGCCCAGCCGTGGTCGGTGCGGGCGGAGTCCGCCCAGCCCAACGGCTTCCCCGCACGCGGCGGCAACGCCGAGCTCGTCGCCCGCATCGAGAGGCTCGCCGCCGACCGCGTGCCGCTCGTCCACGAGGGGCACGCCGGCCAGGTCGGTGACGTGGTGGCCGCTCTCACCGCCGGCCGCGAGCCCGCGATCACGGGCGAGGACGGGCGCCGTACCGTCGAGGTGGTCACCGCCGTCTACCAGGCCGCGATCGAGCGCCGGCCCGTGGACCTGCCGCTCGATCCCGCGTCGCCGTGGTACACCGGCGAGGCCCTGCTGGCACGGGCCCCGCGGTACCACGAGAAGACCCGTGCGGTGGCGTCGCAGGAGGGCGTGATCTCCCTCGGCGGCTCGCCCGGCCCGCACGCCTGA
- a CDS encoding Gfo/Idh/MocA family protein — MSRTDGSTYAPDPVPAPVVGPGEFTIAAIGLDHGHIYGQVEGLIGAGAELAWVYDPDPRKVAAFAARHPGVRIARSEAEVLDDPAVHLVAGAAVTSERCALGIRVMEAGKDYFTDKAPLTTLEQLAAAKDAVARTGRTYAVYYSERLHVETAVFASQLIAQGAIGRVLQVIGTGPHRLGRGRPDWFFDKERYGGILCDIGSHQIEQILHYTGASDGEVVRSQIANYHHPEHPGLDDFGDAMLVLDNGATGYFRCDWFTPDGLQGWGDGRTIILGTEGFIEQRKYMQLGDPQATGGHLYLANGHEETAFHLTGQVGYPYFGELVLDCLNRTENAMTQEHTFKAAELSVLAQLRAVELTGRG; from the coding sequence ATGAGCAGGACCGACGGCTCGACCTACGCCCCCGACCCCGTCCCGGCACCCGTCGTGGGACCGGGGGAGTTCACCATCGCCGCGATCGGCCTGGACCACGGGCACATCTACGGCCAGGTCGAGGGCCTGATCGGTGCCGGCGCCGAGCTGGCCTGGGTCTACGACCCGGACCCGCGCAAGGTCGCGGCCTTCGCCGCCCGCCACCCGGGCGTCAGGATCGCGCGCAGCGAGGCCGAGGTGCTCGACGACCCCGCCGTCCACCTCGTCGCCGGCGCCGCCGTCACCTCCGAGCGCTGCGCCCTGGGCATCCGCGTCATGGAGGCGGGCAAGGACTACTTCACCGACAAGGCGCCGTTGACCACGCTCGAGCAGCTCGCCGCCGCGAAGGACGCCGTCGCCCGGACGGGGCGCACGTACGCGGTGTACTACTCGGAGCGGCTGCACGTGGAGACGGCCGTGTTCGCGTCGCAGCTGATCGCCCAGGGGGCGATCGGGCGCGTCCTGCAGGTCATCGGGACGGGCCCGCACCGCCTCGGCCGGGGACGCCCGGACTGGTTCTTCGACAAGGAGAGGTACGGCGGCATCCTGTGCGACATCGGCTCGCACCAGATCGAGCAGATCCTGCACTACACGGGTGCGTCGGACGGTGAGGTCGTCCGGTCGCAGATCGCGAACTACCACCACCCCGAGCACCCGGGCCTCGACGACTTCGGCGACGCGATGCTGGTCCTGGACAACGGTGCCACCGGCTACTTCCGGTGCGACTGGTTCACGCCGGACGGCCTGCAGGGCTGGGGTGACGGACGCACGATCATCCTGGGCACCGAGGGGTTCATCGAGCAGCGCAAGTACATGCAGCTCGGCGACCCGCAGGCCACCGGCGGTCACCTGTACCTCGCGAACGGTCACGAGGAGACCGCGTTCCACCTCACGGGCCAGGTCGGCTACCCGTACTTCGGCGAGCTAGTCCTCGACTGCCTGAACCGCACCGAGAACGCCATGACCCAGGAGCACACGTTCAAGGCCGCCGAGCTGTCGGTCCTGGCGCAGCTCCGGGCCGTCGAGCTCACCGGCCGCGGCTGA
- a CDS encoding NUDIX hydrolase, translated as MSPTDAAGARADLLRVARDGISWPGDPALLARSSGARRSAVLVLFGVLDDAPARVGTQHVPADLDVLLHRRAATLSHHPGQVAFPGGGIDPEDDGPVAAALREAVEETGLDPSGVEVLGTLADVPLPVSDNLVTPVLAWWARPSRVVAVDHREAVDVFRAPVADLVDPARRGVVVHPAGRGRVRTPAFELDGGVVVWGFTALVLAGVLDAAGWSVPWDRSRTVVP; from the coding sequence GTGAGCCCCACGGACGCGGCGGGTGCACGCGCCGACCTGCTGCGCGTGGCCCGTGACGGGATCTCCTGGCCGGGTGACCCCGCCCTGCTCGCCCGCAGCAGCGGCGCACGCCGCTCGGCCGTCCTCGTCCTGTTCGGCGTGCTGGACGACGCCCCGGCCCGGGTCGGCACGCAGCACGTGCCGGCCGACCTCGACGTCCTGCTGCACCGCCGGGCGGCGACCCTCTCGCACCACCCCGGCCAGGTCGCGTTCCCCGGCGGCGGCATCGACCCCGAGGACGACGGCCCCGTGGCGGCCGCGCTGCGCGAGGCGGTCGAGGAGACCGGCCTGGACCCGTCGGGCGTCGAGGTGCTCGGCACGCTGGCCGACGTCCCGCTGCCCGTCAGCGACAACCTCGTGACCCCGGTGCTGGCGTGGTGGGCCCGCCCGTCACGGGTCGTCGCGGTGGACCACCGCGAGGCCGTCGACGTCTTCCGGGCGCCGGTGGCCGACCTCGTGGACCCCGCACGCCGCGGCGTCGTCGTGCACCCCGCGGGTCGAGGGCGGGTGCGCACCCCCGCCTTCGAGCTCGACGGGGGTGTCGTCGTGTGGGGCTTCACGGCGCTCGTGCTGGCGGGCGTGCTCGACGCCGCGGGCTGGTCGGTCCCGTGGGACCGCTCGCGGACCGTCGTCCCCTGA
- a CDS encoding type 1 glutamine amidotransferase, producing the protein MRPVLVLTHAPHEGPGAITRALDVPYTVRTVLDVAEPRLPALSDVSGVVVMGGAMDADDVAGHPGLAAERGLLAAAVDADVPVLGVCLGHQLLALALGARLHRRTSHEVGFAPVRVVADDPVLGGLGPVGAEPTVLHWHSDEVDLPDGATLLASTDATQVQAFRAGSAVGVQFHPELDVAMLDLWLATPDMVDGMSDDEVESLRADGARHLPTLVPAAQRVFAAFAEQVRARG; encoded by the coding sequence ATGCGCCCGGTCCTGGTGCTCACGCACGCGCCGCACGAGGGCCCCGGGGCGATCACCCGCGCGCTGGACGTGCCGTACACCGTGCGCACGGTGCTCGACGTCGCCGAGCCGCGGCTGCCCGCCCTGTCGGACGTCTCCGGGGTGGTCGTCATGGGCGGGGCGATGGACGCCGACGACGTCGCGGGACACCCGGGCCTGGCCGCCGAGCGCGGGCTGCTCGCAGCGGCGGTGGACGCGGACGTGCCCGTGCTCGGCGTCTGCCTGGGCCACCAGCTGCTGGCGCTCGCGCTGGGGGCGCGGCTGCACCGCCGCACGTCCCACGAGGTCGGCTTCGCGCCCGTGCGCGTCGTCGCCGACGACCCGGTCCTGGGCGGGCTCGGCCCCGTCGGTGCGGAGCCGACGGTGCTGCACTGGCACAGCGACGAGGTGGACCTCCCTGACGGGGCGACGCTCCTGGCGTCCACCGACGCCACGCAGGTGCAGGCGTTCCGGGCCGGCAGCGCGGTCGGCGTGCAGTTCCACCCCGAGCTCGACGTGGCCATGCTCGACCTCTGGCTGGCCACGCCGGACATGGTCGACGGCATGTCGGACGACGAGGTCGAGTCGCTGCGTGCCGACGGTGCCCGCCACCTGCCGACGCTGGTGCCCGCGGCGCAGCGCGTCTTCGCGGCCTTCGCCGAGCAGGTCCGGGCCCGCGGGTGA
- a CDS encoding GuaB1 family IMP dehydrogenase-related protein, whose product MRFLDGHTAASDLTYGDVFLVPSRSEVTSRFDVDLASSDGTGTTIPVVVANMTAVAGRRMAETVARRGGIAVLPQDTPTDVVRKVVSSVKERHPVVETATVVARDDTVHTALTLIAKRSHGAAVVVDDGRPVGVVTEADCRDVDMFTQVDQVMTPDPTTVDLAVIEQGGAHGLEDAYEQLHRSRRRFSPVVSDGRLVGVLTRVGALRSSIYTPALDAHGRLRIAAAVGINGDVKAKASDLLDAGVDVLVVDTAHGHQRKMLDALAAVRSLDPQVPVVAGNVVTAQGVRDLVEAGADIVKVGVGPGAMCTTRMMTAVGRPQFSAVLECATEARRLGRHVWADGGVRHPRDVALALAAGASQVMVGSWFAGTHESPGDMRTDSQGRLYKESFGMASARAVAARTQGGSAFERARKGLYEEGISHSRMYLDPRRPGVEDLLDQITAGVRSAATYVGATNLEELHERAVVGIQSAAGYDEGRPLPDGW is encoded by the coding sequence ATGCGCTTCCTCGACGGCCACACGGCCGCGTCCGACCTCACGTACGGCGACGTGTTCCTCGTCCCGTCCCGCTCCGAGGTCACCTCCCGCTTCGACGTCGACCTGGCCTCCAGCGACGGCACGGGGACGACGATCCCCGTGGTCGTCGCGAACATGACCGCGGTCGCCGGCCGTCGCATGGCCGAGACGGTCGCGCGTCGCGGGGGCATCGCGGTGCTCCCCCAGGACACACCCACCGACGTGGTCCGCAAGGTCGTCTCGTCGGTCAAGGAGCGGCACCCCGTCGTCGAGACGGCGACCGTGGTCGCCCGCGACGACACCGTCCACACCGCGCTGACGCTCATCGCCAAGCGCTCGCACGGTGCCGCCGTCGTCGTCGACGACGGCCGGCCGGTGGGGGTCGTCACCGAGGCGGACTGCCGGGACGTGGACATGTTCACCCAGGTCGACCAGGTGATGACGCCGGACCCCACGACCGTGGACCTGGCCGTCATCGAGCAGGGCGGCGCCCACGGCCTGGAGGACGCGTACGAGCAGCTCCACCGCTCGCGGCGCCGCTTCTCCCCCGTCGTGTCCGACGGCCGCCTGGTGGGTGTGCTGACGCGCGTCGGCGCGCTGCGGTCGTCGATCTACACGCCCGCGCTCGACGCGCACGGCCGGCTGCGGATCGCCGCCGCCGTCGGCATCAACGGCGACGTGAAGGCCAAGGCGTCCGACCTGCTCGACGCGGGCGTCGACGTGCTCGTGGTCGACACGGCGCACGGCCACCAGCGCAAGATGCTCGACGCGCTGGCCGCGGTGCGGTCGCTCGACCCGCAGGTCCCGGTCGTCGCGGGCAACGTGGTGACCGCGCAGGGCGTGCGGGACCTCGTGGAGGCGGGCGCCGACATCGTGAAGGTGGGCGTCGGACCGGGTGCCATGTGCACGACCCGCATGATGACCGCCGTGGGCCGTCCGCAGTTCTCGGCGGTGCTCGAGTGCGCGACCGAGGCACGCCGGCTGGGCCGGCACGTGTGGGCCGACGGGGGCGTGCGGCACCCGCGTGACGTCGCCCTCGCCCTGGCCGCGGGCGCCTCGCAGGTCATGGTCGGCTCGTGGTTCGCCGGGACGCACGAGTCGCCGGGCGACATGCGCACCGACAGCCAGGGGCGGCTGTACAAGGAGAGCTTCGGGATGGCGTCCGCCCGGGCCGTCGCGGCCCGCACGCAGGGCGGCTCGGCGTTCGAGCGGGCCCGCAAGGGGCTGTACGAGGAGGGCATCTCGCACTCCCGGATGTACCTCGACCCGCGTCGTCCGGGCGTCGAGGACCTGCTCGACCAGATCACGGCCGGCGTGCGCTCGGCGGCGACCTACGTCGGTGCGACGAACCTCGAGGAGCTCCACGAGCGGGCGGTCGTCGGCATCCAGTCCGCCGCGGGGTACGACGAGGGTCGCCCCCTGCCCGACGGCTGGTGA
- a CDS encoding DUF4126 domain-containing protein codes for MLVALTGIGLSAAAGLNAYIPFLLVALLARFTDVVVLPAGLEWMQSGWAVGVGAVLLLADVVLDKVPAVDTVNDAVQTFIRPATGGIVFAATSAAEDLEASSWVQENPWVPVLAGIVVAGLVHAGKAAARPVVNAGTGGLGAPVVSTVEDGAAIGLSLLAVFLPVLVLVVLALGIWALVVLRRRWRARRDGRVAQDGPLRGT; via the coding sequence ATGCTGGTCGCGCTCACGGGGATCGGCCTGTCGGCCGCGGCGGGACTCAACGCCTACATCCCGTTCCTGCTCGTGGCGCTCCTCGCGCGGTTCACGGACGTCGTCGTGCTGCCGGCCGGCCTGGAGTGGATGCAGAGCGGCTGGGCGGTCGGTGTCGGAGCGGTGCTGCTCCTCGCCGACGTCGTGCTGGACAAGGTCCCCGCCGTGGACACCGTGAACGACGCCGTCCAGACGTTCATCCGGCCGGCCACCGGGGGCATCGTCTTCGCCGCCACGTCCGCGGCGGAGGATCTCGAGGCGTCGTCCTGGGTCCAGGAGAACCCCTGGGTGCCGGTCCTCGCCGGCATCGTCGTCGCGGGCCTCGTGCACGCCGGCAAGGCCGCCGCCCGCCCCGTCGTCAACGCCGGCACGGGGGGCCTGGGTGCACCCGTCGTCTCGACCGTCGAGGACGGCGCGGCGATCGGCCTGAGCCTGCTCGCCGTGTTCCTCCCCGTGCTCGTCCTGGTGGTCCTCGCCCTCGGGATCTGGGCGCTCGTCGTGCTGCGGCGCCGGTGGCGCGCACGGCGGGACGGGCGGGTGGCGCAGGACGGACCCCTGCGCGGCACCTAG
- the dxs gene encoding 1-deoxy-D-xylulose-5-phosphate synthase has translation MGLLERISSPQDVRRLTTQEVDALAEEIREFLVDQVSRTGGHLGPNLGVVELSIALHRVFDSPRDTIVFDTGHQAYVHKLLTGRQDFTSLRRRGGMSGYPSRSESEHDVVENSHASTALSWADGIAKARQLRGESDRHTVAVIGDGALTGGMAWEALNNIAAGVDRRLVIVVNDNGRSYAPTIGGLAQHLDSLRTTQGYESVLTWGKTTLRRSGPPGRLAYEALHGLKKGIKDVVAPQGMFEDLGLKYIGPVDGHDEQAVERALRRARAFGGPVIVHVITEKGRGYTPAEQDVADRFHAVGVIHPETGLPLAPSRFGWTSVFADEIVRVGRRRPDVVAITAAMLQPVGLAPFAAEFPERVFDVGIAEQHAATSAAGMAFAGLHPVVAVYATFLNRAFDQVLMDVALHRAGVTFVLDRAGITGDDGASHNGMWDLAMLSIVPGLRLAAPRDEPTLRAALRQAVDIDDAPSVVRYPKGSMGDPVPAIEDADGVDVLARHEGAGTRVLVVGIGAMVSTALAVGELLAADGTAVTVVDPRWVLPVPAALVKLVGDHDHVVTLEDGLVDGGIGALLAQRAREANVPTPVQSFGVPAVFLEHASRDEVIDELRLTPHDVAGDVLAALRARG, from the coding sequence GTGGGGCTGCTCGAACGCATCTCGTCGCCGCAGGACGTGCGTCGGCTCACGACGCAGGAGGTCGACGCGCTCGCGGAGGAGATCCGCGAGTTCCTCGTCGACCAGGTCTCGCGCACCGGCGGCCACCTCGGCCCGAACCTCGGGGTCGTCGAGCTGTCCATCGCGCTGCACCGCGTCTTCGACTCCCCGCGCGACACGATCGTGTTCGACACCGGGCACCAGGCCTACGTGCACAAGCTGCTGACCGGGCGCCAGGACTTCACGTCGCTGCGCCGCCGGGGCGGCATGTCCGGGTACCCCAGCCGCTCCGAGTCCGAGCACGACGTCGTCGAGAACTCGCACGCGTCCACCGCGCTGTCCTGGGCGGACGGGATCGCCAAGGCACGGCAGCTGCGCGGCGAGTCCGACCGGCACACCGTGGCCGTCATCGGTGACGGTGCCCTCACCGGCGGCATGGCCTGGGAGGCGCTCAACAACATCGCCGCGGGCGTCGACCGGCGCCTCGTCATCGTCGTCAACGACAACGGGCGGTCCTACGCACCGACCATCGGCGGGCTCGCCCAGCACCTCGACTCGCTGCGCACCACACAGGGCTACGAGTCGGTGCTGACGTGGGGCAAGACCACCCTGCGCCGCTCCGGGCCGCCCGGGCGCCTGGCCTACGAGGCGCTGCACGGCCTGAAGAAGGGCATCAAGGACGTCGTCGCACCCCAGGGCATGTTCGAGGACCTGGGGCTGAAGTACATCGGCCCGGTCGACGGGCACGACGAGCAGGCCGTGGAACGTGCGCTGCGCCGGGCGCGGGCGTTCGGCGGGCCGGTGATCGTCCACGTCATCACCGAGAAGGGCCGCGGGTACACGCCCGCCGAGCAGGACGTGGCCGACCGCTTCCACGCGGTGGGCGTGATCCACCCCGAGACGGGGCTGCCGCTGGCGCCGTCGCGGTTCGGCTGGACCAGCGTCTTCGCCGACGAGATCGTGCGCGTCGGGCGGCGCCGGCCGGACGTGGTCGCGATCACGGCCGCCATGCTGCAGCCGGTGGGCCTCGCCCCGTTCGCCGCGGAGTTCCCGGAGCGGGTCTTCGACGTGGGCATCGCCGAGCAGCACGCCGCGACGTCGGCCGCCGGCATGGCCTTCGCCGGCCTGCACCCGGTCGTCGCCGTCTACGCGACGTTCCTCAACCGCGCCTTCGACCAGGTGCTCATGGACGTCGCGCTGCACCGCGCGGGCGTCACGTTCGTGCTCGACCGTGCCGGCATCACGGGCGACGACGGTGCGAGCCACAACGGCATGTGGGACCTGGCCATGCTGTCGATCGTCCCCGGGCTGCGGCTCGCGGCACCCCGGGACGAGCCGACGCTGCGCGCCGCGCTGCGCCAGGCGGTCGACATCGACGACGCGCCGAGCGTGGTGCGCTACCCCAAGGGCTCGATGGGCGACCCCGTGCCCGCGATCGAGGACGCCGACGGGGTCGACGTGCTGGCGCGGCACGAGGGCGCGGGCACGCGGGTGCTCGTCGTCGGGATCGGCGCCATGGTGTCCACCGCGCTCGCGGTCGGTGAGCTGCTCGCGGCCGACGGCACCGCGGTCACCGTCGTCGACCCGCGCTGGGTGCTGCCCGTGCCGGCCGCGCTCGTGAAGCTGGTGGGGGACCACGACCACGTCGTCACCCTCGAGGACGGGCTGGTCGACGGTGGCATCGGCGCGCTGCTGGCGCAGCGTGCGCGGGAGGCGAACGTGCCGACGCCCGTGCAGTCCTTCGGCGTCCCCGCAGTCTTCCTGGAGCACGCGTCGCGCGACGAGGTGATCGACGAGCTGCGGCTCACGCCCCACGACGTCGCGGGGGACGTGCTCGCGGCGCTGCGCGCGCGGGGGTGA